One window of Manihot esculenta cultivar AM560-2 chromosome 17, M.esculenta_v8, whole genome shotgun sequence genomic DNA carries:
- the LOC110605310 gene encoding G-type lectin S-receptor-like serine/threonine-protein kinase At4g27290 isoform X4, with amino-acid sequence MKPMGKLKSNFFYPAVCSTLILLFSINSFGAETITPGQSINDTQTIVSPGKKFKLGFFTPTDTGSTSTTNSNVRYLGIWYQNIPVQTVVWVANRNNPLTSSGLLTFDEDGELVLLNQTGSIIWSSNSSHLARRPVAQLLDTGNFVLKDAEDDNTGNCLWQSFDYPSDTLLPGMKLGWNRKTGLNRHLTSWKSSSDPSSGNYTYTLDPHGLPQLVLHKGSTKQFRTGPWYGTQFSALPALMANPVFQPKFVSNDDEMYYSFIIRDNIISRFVLSPSGLVQHFSWNNRRASWNLMFTVQVDRCDSYGLCGAYGICNISNSTTVCQCMKGFEPRLPNDWEMLDWSGGCVPKNPHVCGNEGFIKLTGIKLPDASEFWVSVSTSVKDCKEKCLRNCSCVAYAKLDVNGTGNGCVTWARGLVDTRQVAEYGQDLYIRVAASEIDNDIEAKRRNIAITVVISVFSAVIIVALISCFVIWTRRTNMANQSDNKVTVNEEEGEDDDLELPVYEFSSIQFATNNFSVANKIGEGGFGPVYKGDLHSGQEVAVKRLGENSGQGLREFKNEVILISKLQHRNLVKLLGCCIQGDERMLIYEYMPNKSLDSLIFDEATRPLLNWQKRSDIITGIARGLLYLHRDSRLRIIHRDLKASNVLLDSELNPKISDFGMARIFGGDQTEGNTKRIVGTYGYMPPEYAIDGHFSLKSDVFSFGVIVLEIVSGKKNRGFFHPDHKLNLLGHAWKLWSEGKALELVDELLENEFPVSEVLRCIQVGLLCVQQRPEERPTMASVLLMLDTESTLLPEPYQPGFYAERCLSETDSSSLGNLISNEMTVTLLEGR; translated from the exons ATGAAACCAATGGGGAAACTAAAATCCAACTTCTTCTATCCGGCTGTTTGCAGCACCTTGATCCTTTTGTTCTCAATAAATTCTTTTGGAGCTGAAACCATAACTCCAGGGCAGTCCATTAATGACACCCAGACAATAGTTTCACCTGGTAAAAAATTTAAGCTAGGCTTTTTCACTCCTACAGATACTGGTTCTACATCAACTACCAACTCAAATGTTCGATATTTAGGAATATGGTACCAAAATATCCCAGTCCAGACCGTTGTTTGGGTAGCAAACAGAAATAATCCACTTACTTCTTCTGGATTATTGACATTTGATGAGGATGGAGAGCTTGTCCTTCTCAACCAGACAGGAAGCATTATCTGGTCATCTAATTCCTCACATCTTGCAAGAAGGCCAGTTGCACAGCTGCTAGACACTGGAAACTTTGTTCTGAAAGATGCAGAGGATGACAACACAGGGAACTGCTTATGGCAAAGTTTTGATTACCCATCTGATACATTGTTGCCTGGCATGAAACTTGGTTGGAACAGGAAAACTGGCTTGAATCGACATCTTACATCATGGAAAAGCTCAAGCGATCCCTCTTCAGGAAACTACACATATACTTTGGATCCTCATGGACTTCCTCAGCTTGTTCTGCATAAAGGATCTACTAAGCAGTTTCGCACTGGACCATGGTATGGGACTCAGTTTAGTGCTCTACCAGCTCTAATGGCAAACCCAGTTTTCCAACCCAAATTTGTCTCCAATGATGATGAAATGTACTATTCCTTCATCATAAGAGATAACATCATTTCAAGGTTTGTTTTGAGTCCGTCAGGCTTGGTCCAGCATTTTTCTTGGAATAATAGACGTGCTAGTTGGAACCTCATGTTCACAGTCCAAGTGGACCGCTGCGACAGCTATGGCCTTTGTGGTGCTTATGGTATTTGTAACATCAGCAATTCCACCACTGTTTGTCAATGCATGAAGGGTTTTGAGCCTAGATTACCCAATGACTGGGAAATGCTAGATTGGTCAGGTGGATGTGTTCCAAAGAATCCACATGTTTGTGGAAATGAGGGGTTCATAAAATTAACTGGAATAAAACTGCCAGATGCATCCGAATTTTGGGTGAGTGTAAGTACGAGTGTCAAAGACTGCAAGGAGAAGTGTTTGAGGAACTGCTCTTGCGTGGCTTATGCGAAGTTGGATGTCAATGGTACTGGCAATGGTTGTGTTACTTGGGCTAGAGGGTTGGTTGATACAAGACAAGTAGCTGAATATGGGCAAGATCTCTACATAAGAGTGGCAGCTTCAGAAATAG ATAATGATATAGAAGCTAAGCGAAGGAATATAGCAATTACTGTGGTCATATCAGTGTTTTCAGCTGTGATCATCGTTGCTTTGATTAGCTGCTTTGTGATTTGGACAAGGAGAACAAATATGG CCAATCAATCAGATAATAAAGTCACTGTTAACGAAGAAGAAGGTGAGGATGATGACCTTGAGCTCCCAGTATATGAATTTTCCTCTATCCAATTTGCGACCAATAACTTCTCTGTTGCAAATAAGATTGGAGAAGGGGGTTTTGGGCCTGTTTACAAG GGTGACTTGCACTCAGGACAAGAAGTAGCTGTGAAGAGACTTGGGGAGAATTCTGGACAAGGCCTCCGAGAGTTCAAGAATGAGGTTATTTTGATTTCCAAACTTCAACATCGGAATCTGGTCAAGCTTCTAGGTTGCTGCATTCAAGGAGATGAAAGAATGTTAATCTATGAATACATGCCAAATAAAAGTTTGGACTCCTTAATTTTTG ATGAAGCAACACGTCCTCTGCTCAACTGGCAAAAGAGATCAGACATCATCACAGGGATAGCTCGGGGACTCCTTTATCTACATAGAGATTCAAGATTGAGAATAATCCACAGGGATCTCAAAGCCAGTAATGTTTTATTGGATAGTGAGTTGAATCCCAAAATTTCAGACTTTGGGATGGCAAGAATTTTTGGTGGAGATCAGACCGAAGGAAATACTAAGAGGATTGTTGGAACTTA TGGTTATATGCCTCCAGAATATGCAATAGATGGACACTTCTCCTTAAAATCTGATGTCTTCAGCTTCGGTGTTATAGTGTTGGAGATAGTAAGTGGGAAGAAAAACCGTGGATTCTTCCACCCAGACCACAAACTCAATCTTCTGGGGCAT GCTTGGAAGTTGTGGAGTGAAGGGAAGGCCTTGGAATTAGTGGATGAATTGCTGGAGAATGAGTTTCCTGTCTCTGAAGTGCTGAGATGCATACAAGTGGGTCTTTTATGTGTCCAACAGAGGCCAGAGGAGAGGCCAACAATGGCATCTGTGCTCCTGATGTTAGATACTGAAAGCACATTATTGCCTGAACCCTATCAACCTGGTTTCTATGCAGAAAGGTGTCTTTCAGAGACAGATTCATCATCGCTTGGAAATTTGATTTCTAATGAAATGACTGTCACATTGTTAGAGGGCCGTTAG
- the LOC110605310 gene encoding G-type lectin S-receptor-like serine/threonine-protein kinase At4g27290 isoform X3, with amino-acid sequence MKPMGKLKSNFFYPAVCSTLILLFSINSFGAETITPGQSINDTQTIVSPGKKFKLGFFTPTDTGSTSTTNSNVRYLGIWYQNIPVQTVVWVANRNNPLTSSGLLTFDEDGELVLLNQTGSIIWSSNSSHLARRPVAQLLDTGNFVLKDAEDDNTGNCLWQSFDYPSDTLLPGMKLGWNRKTGLNRHLTSWKSSSDPSSGNYTYTLDPHGLPQLVLHKGSTKQFRTGPWYGTQFSALPALMANPVFQPKFVSNDDEMYYSFIIRDNIISRFVLSPSGLVQHFSWNNRRASWNLMFTVQVDRCDSYGLCGAYGICNISNSTTVCQCMKGFEPRLPNDWEMLDWSGGCVPKNPHVCGNEGFIKLTGIKLPDASEFWVSVSTSVKDCKEKCLRNCSCVAYAKLDVNGTGNGCVTWARGLVDTRQVAEYGQDLYIRVAASEIDNDIEAKRRNIAITVVISVFSAVIIVALISCFVIWTRRTNMVANQSDNKVTVNEEEGEDDDLELPVYEFSSIQFATNNFSVANKIGEGGFGPVYKGDLHSGQEVAVKRLGENSGQGLREFKNEVILISKLQHRNLVKLLGCCIQGDERMLIYEYMPNKSLDSLIFDEATRPLLNWQKRSDIITGIARGLLYLHRDSRLRIIHRDLKASNVLLDSELNPKISDFGMARIFGGDQTEGNTKRIVGTYGYMPPEYAIDGHFSLKSDVFSFGVIVLEIVSGKKNRGFFHPDHKLNLLGHAWKLWSEGKALELVDELLENEFPVSEVLRCIQVGLLCVQQRPEERPTMASVLLMLDTESTLLPEPYQPGFYAERCLSETDSSSLGNLISNEMTVTLLEGR; translated from the exons ATGAAACCAATGGGGAAACTAAAATCCAACTTCTTCTATCCGGCTGTTTGCAGCACCTTGATCCTTTTGTTCTCAATAAATTCTTTTGGAGCTGAAACCATAACTCCAGGGCAGTCCATTAATGACACCCAGACAATAGTTTCACCTGGTAAAAAATTTAAGCTAGGCTTTTTCACTCCTACAGATACTGGTTCTACATCAACTACCAACTCAAATGTTCGATATTTAGGAATATGGTACCAAAATATCCCAGTCCAGACCGTTGTTTGGGTAGCAAACAGAAATAATCCACTTACTTCTTCTGGATTATTGACATTTGATGAGGATGGAGAGCTTGTCCTTCTCAACCAGACAGGAAGCATTATCTGGTCATCTAATTCCTCACATCTTGCAAGAAGGCCAGTTGCACAGCTGCTAGACACTGGAAACTTTGTTCTGAAAGATGCAGAGGATGACAACACAGGGAACTGCTTATGGCAAAGTTTTGATTACCCATCTGATACATTGTTGCCTGGCATGAAACTTGGTTGGAACAGGAAAACTGGCTTGAATCGACATCTTACATCATGGAAAAGCTCAAGCGATCCCTCTTCAGGAAACTACACATATACTTTGGATCCTCATGGACTTCCTCAGCTTGTTCTGCATAAAGGATCTACTAAGCAGTTTCGCACTGGACCATGGTATGGGACTCAGTTTAGTGCTCTACCAGCTCTAATGGCAAACCCAGTTTTCCAACCCAAATTTGTCTCCAATGATGATGAAATGTACTATTCCTTCATCATAAGAGATAACATCATTTCAAGGTTTGTTTTGAGTCCGTCAGGCTTGGTCCAGCATTTTTCTTGGAATAATAGACGTGCTAGTTGGAACCTCATGTTCACAGTCCAAGTGGACCGCTGCGACAGCTATGGCCTTTGTGGTGCTTATGGTATTTGTAACATCAGCAATTCCACCACTGTTTGTCAATGCATGAAGGGTTTTGAGCCTAGATTACCCAATGACTGGGAAATGCTAGATTGGTCAGGTGGATGTGTTCCAAAGAATCCACATGTTTGTGGAAATGAGGGGTTCATAAAATTAACTGGAATAAAACTGCCAGATGCATCCGAATTTTGGGTGAGTGTAAGTACGAGTGTCAAAGACTGCAAGGAGAAGTGTTTGAGGAACTGCTCTTGCGTGGCTTATGCGAAGTTGGATGTCAATGGTACTGGCAATGGTTGTGTTACTTGGGCTAGAGGGTTGGTTGATACAAGACAAGTAGCTGAATATGGGCAAGATCTCTACATAAGAGTGGCAGCTTCAGAAATAG ATAATGATATAGAAGCTAAGCGAAGGAATATAGCAATTACTGTGGTCATATCAGTGTTTTCAGCTGTGATCATCGTTGCTTTGATTAGCTGCTTTGTGATTTGGACAAGGAGAACAAATATGG TAGCCAATCAATCAGATAATAAAGTCACTGTTAACGAAGAAGAAGGTGAGGATGATGACCTTGAGCTCCCAGTATATGAATTTTCCTCTATCCAATTTGCGACCAATAACTTCTCTGTTGCAAATAAGATTGGAGAAGGGGGTTTTGGGCCTGTTTACAAG GGTGACTTGCACTCAGGACAAGAAGTAGCTGTGAAGAGACTTGGGGAGAATTCTGGACAAGGCCTCCGAGAGTTCAAGAATGAGGTTATTTTGATTTCCAAACTTCAACATCGGAATCTGGTCAAGCTTCTAGGTTGCTGCATTCAAGGAGATGAAAGAATGTTAATCTATGAATACATGCCAAATAAAAGTTTGGACTCCTTAATTTTTG ATGAAGCAACACGTCCTCTGCTCAACTGGCAAAAGAGATCAGACATCATCACAGGGATAGCTCGGGGACTCCTTTATCTACATAGAGATTCAAGATTGAGAATAATCCACAGGGATCTCAAAGCCAGTAATGTTTTATTGGATAGTGAGTTGAATCCCAAAATTTCAGACTTTGGGATGGCAAGAATTTTTGGTGGAGATCAGACCGAAGGAAATACTAAGAGGATTGTTGGAACTTA TGGTTATATGCCTCCAGAATATGCAATAGATGGACACTTCTCCTTAAAATCTGATGTCTTCAGCTTCGGTGTTATAGTGTTGGAGATAGTAAGTGGGAAGAAAAACCGTGGATTCTTCCACCCAGACCACAAACTCAATCTTCTGGGGCAT GCTTGGAAGTTGTGGAGTGAAGGGAAGGCCTTGGAATTAGTGGATGAATTGCTGGAGAATGAGTTTCCTGTCTCTGAAGTGCTGAGATGCATACAAGTGGGTCTTTTATGTGTCCAACAGAGGCCAGAGGAGAGGCCAACAATGGCATCTGTGCTCCTGATGTTAGATACTGAAAGCACATTATTGCCTGAACCCTATCAACCTGGTTTCTATGCAGAAAGGTGTCTTTCAGAGACAGATTCATCATCGCTTGGAAATTTGATTTCTAATGAAATGACTGTCACATTGTTAGAGGGCCGTTAG
- the LOC110605310 gene encoding G-type lectin S-receptor-like serine/threonine-protein kinase At4g27290 isoform X2, translating into MKPMGKLKSNFFYPAVCSTLILLFSINSFGAETITPGQSINDTQTIVSPGKKFKLGFFTPTDTGSTSTTNSNVRYLGIWYQNIPVQTVVWVANRNNPLTSSGLLTFDEDGELVLLNQTGSIIWSSNSSHLARRPVAQLLDTGNFVLKDAEDDNTGNCLWQSFDYPSDTLLPGMKLGWNRKTGLNRHLTSWKSSSDPSSGNYTYTLDPHGLPQLVLHKGSTKQFRTGPWYGTQFSALPALMANPVFQPKFVSNDDEMYYSFIIRDNIISRFVLSPSGLVQHFSWNNRRASWNLMFTVQVDRCDSYGLCGAYGICNISNSTTVCQCMKGFEPRLPNDWEMLDWSGGCVPKNPHVCGNEGFIKLTGIKLPDASEFWVSVSTSVKDCKEKCLRNCSCVAYAKLDVNGTGNGCVTWARGLVDTRQVAEYGQDLYIRVAASEIESDNDIEAKRRNIAITVVISVFSAVIIVALISCFVIWTRRTNMANQSDNKVTVNEEEGEDDDLELPVYEFSSIQFATNNFSVANKIGEGGFGPVYKGDLHSGQEVAVKRLGENSGQGLREFKNEVILISKLQHRNLVKLLGCCIQGDERMLIYEYMPNKSLDSLIFDEATRPLLNWQKRSDIITGIARGLLYLHRDSRLRIIHRDLKASNVLLDSELNPKISDFGMARIFGGDQTEGNTKRIVGTYGYMPPEYAIDGHFSLKSDVFSFGVIVLEIVSGKKNRGFFHPDHKLNLLGHAWKLWSEGKALELVDELLENEFPVSEVLRCIQVGLLCVQQRPEERPTMASVLLMLDTESTLLPEPYQPGFYAERCLSETDSSSLGNLISNEMTVTLLEGR; encoded by the exons ATGAAACCAATGGGGAAACTAAAATCCAACTTCTTCTATCCGGCTGTTTGCAGCACCTTGATCCTTTTGTTCTCAATAAATTCTTTTGGAGCTGAAACCATAACTCCAGGGCAGTCCATTAATGACACCCAGACAATAGTTTCACCTGGTAAAAAATTTAAGCTAGGCTTTTTCACTCCTACAGATACTGGTTCTACATCAACTACCAACTCAAATGTTCGATATTTAGGAATATGGTACCAAAATATCCCAGTCCAGACCGTTGTTTGGGTAGCAAACAGAAATAATCCACTTACTTCTTCTGGATTATTGACATTTGATGAGGATGGAGAGCTTGTCCTTCTCAACCAGACAGGAAGCATTATCTGGTCATCTAATTCCTCACATCTTGCAAGAAGGCCAGTTGCACAGCTGCTAGACACTGGAAACTTTGTTCTGAAAGATGCAGAGGATGACAACACAGGGAACTGCTTATGGCAAAGTTTTGATTACCCATCTGATACATTGTTGCCTGGCATGAAACTTGGTTGGAACAGGAAAACTGGCTTGAATCGACATCTTACATCATGGAAAAGCTCAAGCGATCCCTCTTCAGGAAACTACACATATACTTTGGATCCTCATGGACTTCCTCAGCTTGTTCTGCATAAAGGATCTACTAAGCAGTTTCGCACTGGACCATGGTATGGGACTCAGTTTAGTGCTCTACCAGCTCTAATGGCAAACCCAGTTTTCCAACCCAAATTTGTCTCCAATGATGATGAAATGTACTATTCCTTCATCATAAGAGATAACATCATTTCAAGGTTTGTTTTGAGTCCGTCAGGCTTGGTCCAGCATTTTTCTTGGAATAATAGACGTGCTAGTTGGAACCTCATGTTCACAGTCCAAGTGGACCGCTGCGACAGCTATGGCCTTTGTGGTGCTTATGGTATTTGTAACATCAGCAATTCCACCACTGTTTGTCAATGCATGAAGGGTTTTGAGCCTAGATTACCCAATGACTGGGAAATGCTAGATTGGTCAGGTGGATGTGTTCCAAAGAATCCACATGTTTGTGGAAATGAGGGGTTCATAAAATTAACTGGAATAAAACTGCCAGATGCATCCGAATTTTGGGTGAGTGTAAGTACGAGTGTCAAAGACTGCAAGGAGAAGTGTTTGAGGAACTGCTCTTGCGTGGCTTATGCGAAGTTGGATGTCAATGGTACTGGCAATGGTTGTGTTACTTGGGCTAGAGGGTTGGTTGATACAAGACAAGTAGCTGAATATGGGCAAGATCTCTACATAAGAGTGGCAGCTTCAGAAATAG AATCAGATAATGATATAGAAGCTAAGCGAAGGAATATAGCAATTACTGTGGTCATATCAGTGTTTTCAGCTGTGATCATCGTTGCTTTGATTAGCTGCTTTGTGATTTGGACAAGGAGAACAAATATGG CCAATCAATCAGATAATAAAGTCACTGTTAACGAAGAAGAAGGTGAGGATGATGACCTTGAGCTCCCAGTATATGAATTTTCCTCTATCCAATTTGCGACCAATAACTTCTCTGTTGCAAATAAGATTGGAGAAGGGGGTTTTGGGCCTGTTTACAAG GGTGACTTGCACTCAGGACAAGAAGTAGCTGTGAAGAGACTTGGGGAGAATTCTGGACAAGGCCTCCGAGAGTTCAAGAATGAGGTTATTTTGATTTCCAAACTTCAACATCGGAATCTGGTCAAGCTTCTAGGTTGCTGCATTCAAGGAGATGAAAGAATGTTAATCTATGAATACATGCCAAATAAAAGTTTGGACTCCTTAATTTTTG ATGAAGCAACACGTCCTCTGCTCAACTGGCAAAAGAGATCAGACATCATCACAGGGATAGCTCGGGGACTCCTTTATCTACATAGAGATTCAAGATTGAGAATAATCCACAGGGATCTCAAAGCCAGTAATGTTTTATTGGATAGTGAGTTGAATCCCAAAATTTCAGACTTTGGGATGGCAAGAATTTTTGGTGGAGATCAGACCGAAGGAAATACTAAGAGGATTGTTGGAACTTA TGGTTATATGCCTCCAGAATATGCAATAGATGGACACTTCTCCTTAAAATCTGATGTCTTCAGCTTCGGTGTTATAGTGTTGGAGATAGTAAGTGGGAAGAAAAACCGTGGATTCTTCCACCCAGACCACAAACTCAATCTTCTGGGGCAT GCTTGGAAGTTGTGGAGTGAAGGGAAGGCCTTGGAATTAGTGGATGAATTGCTGGAGAATGAGTTTCCTGTCTCTGAAGTGCTGAGATGCATACAAGTGGGTCTTTTATGTGTCCAACAGAGGCCAGAGGAGAGGCCAACAATGGCATCTGTGCTCCTGATGTTAGATACTGAAAGCACATTATTGCCTGAACCCTATCAACCTGGTTTCTATGCAGAAAGGTGTCTTTCAGAGACAGATTCATCATCGCTTGGAAATTTGATTTCTAATGAAATGACTGTCACATTGTTAGAGGGCCGTTAG
- the LOC110605310 gene encoding G-type lectin S-receptor-like serine/threonine-protein kinase At4g27290 isoform X1, with product MKPMGKLKSNFFYPAVCSTLILLFSINSFGAETITPGQSINDTQTIVSPGKKFKLGFFTPTDTGSTSTTNSNVRYLGIWYQNIPVQTVVWVANRNNPLTSSGLLTFDEDGELVLLNQTGSIIWSSNSSHLARRPVAQLLDTGNFVLKDAEDDNTGNCLWQSFDYPSDTLLPGMKLGWNRKTGLNRHLTSWKSSSDPSSGNYTYTLDPHGLPQLVLHKGSTKQFRTGPWYGTQFSALPALMANPVFQPKFVSNDDEMYYSFIIRDNIISRFVLSPSGLVQHFSWNNRRASWNLMFTVQVDRCDSYGLCGAYGICNISNSTTVCQCMKGFEPRLPNDWEMLDWSGGCVPKNPHVCGNEGFIKLTGIKLPDASEFWVSVSTSVKDCKEKCLRNCSCVAYAKLDVNGTGNGCVTWARGLVDTRQVAEYGQDLYIRVAASEIESDNDIEAKRRNIAITVVISVFSAVIIVALISCFVIWTRRTNMVANQSDNKVTVNEEEGEDDDLELPVYEFSSIQFATNNFSVANKIGEGGFGPVYKGDLHSGQEVAVKRLGENSGQGLREFKNEVILISKLQHRNLVKLLGCCIQGDERMLIYEYMPNKSLDSLIFDEATRPLLNWQKRSDIITGIARGLLYLHRDSRLRIIHRDLKASNVLLDSELNPKISDFGMARIFGGDQTEGNTKRIVGTYGYMPPEYAIDGHFSLKSDVFSFGVIVLEIVSGKKNRGFFHPDHKLNLLGHAWKLWSEGKALELVDELLENEFPVSEVLRCIQVGLLCVQQRPEERPTMASVLLMLDTESTLLPEPYQPGFYAERCLSETDSSSLGNLISNEMTVTLLEGR from the exons ATGAAACCAATGGGGAAACTAAAATCCAACTTCTTCTATCCGGCTGTTTGCAGCACCTTGATCCTTTTGTTCTCAATAAATTCTTTTGGAGCTGAAACCATAACTCCAGGGCAGTCCATTAATGACACCCAGACAATAGTTTCACCTGGTAAAAAATTTAAGCTAGGCTTTTTCACTCCTACAGATACTGGTTCTACATCAACTACCAACTCAAATGTTCGATATTTAGGAATATGGTACCAAAATATCCCAGTCCAGACCGTTGTTTGGGTAGCAAACAGAAATAATCCACTTACTTCTTCTGGATTATTGACATTTGATGAGGATGGAGAGCTTGTCCTTCTCAACCAGACAGGAAGCATTATCTGGTCATCTAATTCCTCACATCTTGCAAGAAGGCCAGTTGCACAGCTGCTAGACACTGGAAACTTTGTTCTGAAAGATGCAGAGGATGACAACACAGGGAACTGCTTATGGCAAAGTTTTGATTACCCATCTGATACATTGTTGCCTGGCATGAAACTTGGTTGGAACAGGAAAACTGGCTTGAATCGACATCTTACATCATGGAAAAGCTCAAGCGATCCCTCTTCAGGAAACTACACATATACTTTGGATCCTCATGGACTTCCTCAGCTTGTTCTGCATAAAGGATCTACTAAGCAGTTTCGCACTGGACCATGGTATGGGACTCAGTTTAGTGCTCTACCAGCTCTAATGGCAAACCCAGTTTTCCAACCCAAATTTGTCTCCAATGATGATGAAATGTACTATTCCTTCATCATAAGAGATAACATCATTTCAAGGTTTGTTTTGAGTCCGTCAGGCTTGGTCCAGCATTTTTCTTGGAATAATAGACGTGCTAGTTGGAACCTCATGTTCACAGTCCAAGTGGACCGCTGCGACAGCTATGGCCTTTGTGGTGCTTATGGTATTTGTAACATCAGCAATTCCACCACTGTTTGTCAATGCATGAAGGGTTTTGAGCCTAGATTACCCAATGACTGGGAAATGCTAGATTGGTCAGGTGGATGTGTTCCAAAGAATCCACATGTTTGTGGAAATGAGGGGTTCATAAAATTAACTGGAATAAAACTGCCAGATGCATCCGAATTTTGGGTGAGTGTAAGTACGAGTGTCAAAGACTGCAAGGAGAAGTGTTTGAGGAACTGCTCTTGCGTGGCTTATGCGAAGTTGGATGTCAATGGTACTGGCAATGGTTGTGTTACTTGGGCTAGAGGGTTGGTTGATACAAGACAAGTAGCTGAATATGGGCAAGATCTCTACATAAGAGTGGCAGCTTCAGAAATAG AATCAGATAATGATATAGAAGCTAAGCGAAGGAATATAGCAATTACTGTGGTCATATCAGTGTTTTCAGCTGTGATCATCGTTGCTTTGATTAGCTGCTTTGTGATTTGGACAAGGAGAACAAATATGG TAGCCAATCAATCAGATAATAAAGTCACTGTTAACGAAGAAGAAGGTGAGGATGATGACCTTGAGCTCCCAGTATATGAATTTTCCTCTATCCAATTTGCGACCAATAACTTCTCTGTTGCAAATAAGATTGGAGAAGGGGGTTTTGGGCCTGTTTACAAG GGTGACTTGCACTCAGGACAAGAAGTAGCTGTGAAGAGACTTGGGGAGAATTCTGGACAAGGCCTCCGAGAGTTCAAGAATGAGGTTATTTTGATTTCCAAACTTCAACATCGGAATCTGGTCAAGCTTCTAGGTTGCTGCATTCAAGGAGATGAAAGAATGTTAATCTATGAATACATGCCAAATAAAAGTTTGGACTCCTTAATTTTTG ATGAAGCAACACGTCCTCTGCTCAACTGGCAAAAGAGATCAGACATCATCACAGGGATAGCTCGGGGACTCCTTTATCTACATAGAGATTCAAGATTGAGAATAATCCACAGGGATCTCAAAGCCAGTAATGTTTTATTGGATAGTGAGTTGAATCCCAAAATTTCAGACTTTGGGATGGCAAGAATTTTTGGTGGAGATCAGACCGAAGGAAATACTAAGAGGATTGTTGGAACTTA TGGTTATATGCCTCCAGAATATGCAATAGATGGACACTTCTCCTTAAAATCTGATGTCTTCAGCTTCGGTGTTATAGTGTTGGAGATAGTAAGTGGGAAGAAAAACCGTGGATTCTTCCACCCAGACCACAAACTCAATCTTCTGGGGCAT GCTTGGAAGTTGTGGAGTGAAGGGAAGGCCTTGGAATTAGTGGATGAATTGCTGGAGAATGAGTTTCCTGTCTCTGAAGTGCTGAGATGCATACAAGTGGGTCTTTTATGTGTCCAACAGAGGCCAGAGGAGAGGCCAACAATGGCATCTGTGCTCCTGATGTTAGATACTGAAAGCACATTATTGCCTGAACCCTATCAACCTGGTTTCTATGCAGAAAGGTGTCTTTCAGAGACAGATTCATCATCGCTTGGAAATTTGATTTCTAATGAAATGACTGTCACATTGTTAGAGGGCCGTTAG